The DNA window cccctctaggcattgttagatcctttgaAGTTGGATCACGTGAGGGTCAGTCGATTGCTCCACTATCGTTCTTCCTAATAGCAGGTCCTCATAATTTTAGTATGCTTTATGTGTCCTTTGTCTTGCCTCATCGTTATTATTCTCCTACGCCCTCTCGAGGGCTCCCATAGGTCTATGACAATTCATTTGCACATGCTAATGAGACTCTAGATGTGGAACAGGTTAGGACTCGAAGAGAGGGAAGTAGAACAAAACTACCTCTACCCCAACACGAAGATAAAAACCGGTGATAAACACATAGATTAGGAAGCGGGCACGTGAATGTAACATAGCTCGAGCAGAGGATATAATGGATGCAACAAATTCGTGGTGAAAATATCTATTAAAAAGTTGAAAATACTCATTAAAAAATACGACCGGGTGATTTAGTACTAGAGATCAAAGCATTAGTAAGAAATCAAAATGAGAGTTATATagtttgaaaacacaaaaaccacaaaaagaaaagaaaagtcaGAGCAGACAAAAATTTTATTTATAGgagagaaaaaaggaaaaaacacaGAAGAAAAACAAATGAGGAAACCGAGAAAAAAAGATGcaaaacagaaaaacaaaaaaaaagatggacgaaactaaaaaaacaaaaccaTGTGAAAACGGAGTCTAAAAACACCCGCGGACGGACTACCTCTCCCGCTTAATATtaggaaagaaaaaagaaagaaaaaagaaaaaaaaacatctgaCCAACCACGGGAACAGGCAGAAACAGAAACGGAAACGATGAAAAAAATACATGATGTTTATTTATTAGGAAATCAgattagatcggagaaatttatTCATTAGGATTACTATCAGCTTTACCTCGAGACTCCTGGCACGGAGAAACACGGACGGGGTGGTATACTGATAGTCAGGACTggttagtttttttattattaggAGTATAAATAGATAGTGATAATCGTCCATACGCACACGATCGTGTTTCCTTATAGTTGGCCGGATCAAACTCGTACACAACTGCACATATGAGGCAATTGCTTGTCGTCGAATCCTAGCCGTCATGGAAGTGGAACTGATACTAGTGCTATTCTAACCGGTACGAGCACAAGTCGTATATCAAAGTTCGGATGAAAAAAaactctccatcgtacggtagtAGAGAGAGACGGACCAAAAAATGGATGAACAAAGAAAATGGTccgaaattttacctctttattatatagatatagatatagatatatacgttgtatatatataaatatctatatatatacttaataataaagaggcaaaatttctctccaccCATTTTTTGTCCAGCCATTACTTAACTAACTTTATGAATGTGGAAAACCGTCTATAGCCTTTCTCTTTATATAACTAGGAATCCTAATCCACTAGATCTCTACGATTTCGGGTGAATACGAATCTTAATCCTaatagaaaaaatataataataagaacaactaggaatcttaatccaattagatctctcTAATTTCGAGTAACCAgaataggaatcttaatccaaatGTAAAAATATAAGAATAGAAATCTAATAAAGAGGAAAGAAGGGTAGaatttctttctttcctttcttttttttttgttctttttcacTTTTTTCTGGTTTGTCCGTTTTTACTTGCTCCGAGTATGTGTTGCTTTACGTTCATTTAGACGTTTTTCATTATGCTCCGAATATGTTCTGATTTTTTTCCGTGGCTATTTTCTAGAATACATTCCAATTTTTGTCATGACTGTTTTCTACTTTGTTTCGAGTATGCTCAGATTTTTTTTCTCATGGATGTTTTTGACACTGGCTCCACTTTTCTGATTTTGTTTTCATTGTTTTCTTCACCTGATTTTTGTGTGTTctaataaatataataataataaaaacaaataatAAGTAAGAGATCACATCCATTTTAATCTTTGACTCCTTAGGAAACAAAGATTTTTACCACTAAGTTAATTTAATTTTTGACTCGAACTTACGACCCATGGTACAACTCACTACGTATTAGATCCCGTTGCAACGAATGGGCATGCTTGCTTGTAAACATAAAAATTGAACCTTGACCTTTCACTAATATACAAATATTTCCACTATTAATTTGTTAACGTAGTTTTGATTAAGAACAAAACATATTATTGTTCAAATATGGATAAGTTGATTGTCCAACTAATCTTACGATGAACTCAAAATTTGAGCGGCTTGTTATCCAACTAATCTAAATAAATGTGTTTGCAAACTATATGGATATGATGTAATACTGCAATCCATGATGAGAGCTGCCATGTAAAAAACCGAGGATTAGATAAgtaatatttttgttgttttgcATAAATGTTTggttgcttttttttttctcgatgcGACTATAAACATATTTGATAGTAAAAACATGTCTATTAGTATCTCCTGCGGTTGCAATAATGGATGTAGCCAAGATTTTGAACGCGTCTATAAACTTGAACCGTTGCGGCTGATTGATTCGAATTCGATCACGAGTTAATTTGCCGGACTTCATATAAAAAGAGCAGGTCAAGACTCGTGGTCGTCGCCGGATTTGCCGCTACAAGAATAGTCAATCGAACGCCTAGGCCCTGGACTGGACTCCTCCGGACTGCTCCACCGCTCGTCGGCTCATGGCCGAATCCGAATCACCTGACCCCACCGTGTCCGAGGCGATTCGTAGAACACCACAACTCGCACCTCCTGCCCCCCTTGCTCAGTACTCATATAAACACGCCACGTTCCTATTGCATCTCCAAACGCAGACACCGAAGAAGAAAAGCTCGAGGGTTGAGACAGCAACGGCGATGGCATATCGGCGGTTCTTCGACTACAATCCTTACGGCTACTACTATGCCGCCCCGTACAACTACGACTCTTACTACGAGCAGCAGCCCGCGGCCACCCGCAGGTCCACAAGGGGCATCTTTGCGGGCGCCGAGCCGGCGGCCGCGAAACCCGCGCCAAGGGCGAGGAAGACGAGGGAGACGAAGACGTCGTTCTCGATCCCAGTCCACGGGCCCGACTCGGATAACGAACCGGAGCCGGAGCTGAAGCAGAAGGCGCCGGGAGCGCGCGCGAAACCGGTGGCGCCGGCGATGTCCGCGAAGGAGGCTGTGGTGAGGATGCAGGCGGCGGCGCGCGGGTTCCTGGCGAGGAAGTCGGTGCGGGCGGTGCGCGAGGTCGCGCACGAGGCGAAGCAAGTCCGGAAGAAGATGGCGTCCGAGGCGGAGGCCCTAGTCACGGACCCCAGGGCGCGCGTCGCCGTGGGCGAGGCGCTGATGAGGATGCTGCTACGGCTCGACGCGGTGCGCGGCGCGCGCGACTACCGGAGGAGGGTCACCAAGCGAGTGCTTCTGCTGCAGGACGCCGTCGACGCGCTCGAGACTAAGCCGGCGCCGTCGGCGGCGCCTGTGGAGGACGCGACAGAGGCCGACGCACCTGAGGCGACGGCCGTCGAGACGGTGGAGGAGAGCGCGGCAGCGCCGGAGTTGGCAGACGCCGTGGAGCGCGGTGGTGAGATGGAGAGCATCAAGACAGCGGTGGACACGCCCACCCAGGTGGAGGTCGACGAAGCAGTAGCCGCCAGCGATCCTGAGGCGAAagcgggagagggagaggaaaagGAAGTGGTGCCGGGCGACGCCAATGCTGATGTCGACGAGCCGGAGGATTCGGACGCGGAGGGCGAGTGGGAGATGGTGATGGAGGAAAACGCAGTCGTGGCAGCCACGCCCGACGACCATGAGCCACCGCGCAAGGTACCGGCGTGTCCGTTGGAGACCATGGGGACTGCAAGTGCCGGCGCCGCCTCTGACGGTGTGGACGCGAGGaaggtgatggagatggtggcCGCGCTGTGCGAGCAGAGCGCGCAACAGTGCGCGGTGATCGGCGCGCTGGCCGAGCGTGTGGACGCGCTGGAGCGTACCGTGCGGCGGATGGAGGATGCCGAGAGCCGCCGGCGCCGACCCAAGAAGCTAAGCACATAGGCCAAGTGAAGCATCAACGTTTTCCAGAGATTGATGACACACCAGCCATTAATAGAGATTTAAACAGTTTTAGAATTTTACATTGCTTCTAATCTCGGCCTTTACTATTCCAGACACTAGATTgtttatatttattttattatagtAATGGAGTTCttcacagttttttttttttttttttttgccttttgaACTCTTGGTACTGAGACTACACACTATTTGAGCGCTTACCGTCGGAGGTCACTCCACATTTACCTCTAAGATAAGGGCAACTGCTCCATTACTCCCTTTTTTAAAAACGGTACGAATCTCAAAGCAGGGAATTAAAGGAAATGATTATTTTATATTACTAGATAAATGTCCGTGTGTTGTAACGGGAAAACTTAATACCATGATAACATATGTACGAGAATCTATTCTACTGTTATATAAAAAAGATAGTGCGACGTGATGTTTGGAACATTAATATTACACATGTGTTCAAGAAAGAAAGATAATTAAAATAGTTCGATCAAAAGAGCGTGCTTTGCACGCACACAAACAAGCTGTAGCGGATCACAAATAAAAAATGGTCCATAAGATTTTTAAGATGCGGTGTCTGACTTCTTGCACGTGAAGCATGCAAATGGCTGAAGCTATAGTTGAATGTATCCTCCATATAAATTGTTCGTTAATTTTTAAAGCTAAAATGTCGTTGACTATCTTGAAAAAATATGTATCGACACATGAGATATTACCATTTCATGAAGCTAAACCTCTTTATATACGATATTTTTCGTGAATATATCCTTTATCAGTTTCTTGTTCCCCTTCTCCTTCACTTTTCCATTCCCATTGTTAACGTCCTTCTAAGCAACCGGCACGGTCAAAATCCTAATGTTTGATCTTGTCGTGGCTTTTGATAGCGCTACATGCAATTGGCAGTGCGAGAATACTGGTTCCGGCAAGTATACCCTGACGTTAGGAATAGTCTGCCCCTGTGCCTTGTTAACGGCCATTGCGAAGCTAAGACGAATAGGGAACTGCTTTCGTTTAAATTGGAAAGGGAACATCTCATCGTCCGACGGGCATAAGGGTATGCGAGGCAGAAAAACCCGCCTTCTAGCGTGCGATCCCAACATAATTTCTGCGTCTATGTTATTCTTTTGGAACCCCTGTATGATAAGCCTAGTACCATTACAAAGTCCGTTCACAgggtcaatgttcctaagcaatatgaTCGGACATCCAATCTTCAGCTTtaatacatgtggaggtagatcATTGGGTGTCAAAGTGTTAAGAAATTTGTGAGGGTAGTAGTTGTGTGGATCGTCTACCGCACAGTCAAAGCTATGGTACACCATCTCATCCCCTTGGAAACGTCCTATCATCTTCATATTTATCATATCAACCTAGTCGTTTCTCATAGATAATATCGCTCAGGAGGTGATATAATCTTTGCTTGACATATTTGCATTGAGGTTAGGGAATATGCAATCAATTAGAGTATCAAGATCACTATCTTCCCCGGTGTGTGGTACGTATATATTATGAGGAAGACGGATTTCATCATCACCACTCACCTCCTCAGAACCTCCACCGACGCACAATTGGTATGCTGCAAACCACGGGTCACTCTTTGCCCTCATGTTGCGCACCAGTTTTAGATGTCACATGGAACCCCAAAGGTACGACATCCGCAGCGAGGCACCGACTCTCTGAGCCCTCGACCCTCTTCGAACAACAGGAAGAACATGTCTAAAATCTCCACCGAACACCACGGTCTTCCATCCGAACGGTAGCTCAGGTCGGTCCATTATACCACGGAGAGTATTGTCCAGCGCCTCGACAGACTGCCTCTTTGTCACGGTAGCCTCGTCCCAAATGATGAGAGATGATGCTCGAAGTAGCTTGGCGGTACCACTCTGTTTTGTGAAGTTGCAGAAGGCCCCATTATCATTGGTGAGGGGAATATTGAAGCGTGAGTGGGCAGTTCTGCCATCAGGCATTATTGAGGCCGCAACACCAGATGTAGTTGTTGCCACAACAATCTTTTTCTAGCTACATACAGTGGCGAGAGGGGCTTTGTAAAGATAAGTCTTTCTGGTCCTGCCAGGACCATCCACAAAGAAGAGACCCCGTGACCGGTATCAACCGATGACATAATCTCATCATATGCAACCCGCTGCTCCTCATTAAGGGTGTCTAATAGAGCCACATCATCCTCATTTGCCTCAATGCTAACCTTCTAAAAAATCTCTCTAGGAATATCAGAAGATGCGTCATATGTGTCATTGATATCAGAAAGTGGGTACATCTTCATATCCTTCTACATTGATTGTAGCAATTTTCAAAAATCTatgaggaccatctgctccaccaTGAAGTTGGATTGATTGTTGCGCCTGTAGTCCTCCGACATTGCCTCCTTATGTTTCTCCCACAGTCCGAATACATCATTGGGCTCACAAAATACCAATATTGTTGCGAAGAGCCTTCGTAGTGCATATGGCATCATCCACCCGGTTGCCTCTGAGAGTCTTTCGTCAAGCGAGTTGTCCTCTTTGATTACGGCCCTTCTTTCTACAGCTTCATGGAAGGTTGGTAGGATATCGCCGTCATCGGTCCTTAGACACTCAAAGGAGGTTGCACCTACCACATAGTTCAGGAGAACCCTAAGACAGTAATGCTAACCCTCAACTGGATTAGCAGACACGATTCTTCCAATCTATTGTAATGTAGTATCATGTACCCTCTTGTTCCAAACTTTGCACTATGCTTGCCATGTATAGAGCTTGGGAAAGTCCTGATACAATATACCTCGGGCTCTTTCATCTGTTCTGTTCATCTCAAAGTACGCTGTAAGCATTGACTTATCAACACCTGGATGATTAAGCACCTCGTTGAACCCCTCTCGTGCTAGTGAAATGACACCATGTGCATGTCTAGAAGATGGAGCTGTAAGAACAAAACAGCAGGGTACCTATTGCTCAAATCAAAACCGTATATCCTCCACAAGGCTACCGGAGGGGTTATCCATCTAGCATCCCTgtactgcttgatctcatcaatgtTCCCTTCACTGTCCTCCTTATCAGCCTCTCTCATAGCCACAGACGCTCGATCATAACCCTTGTAGATGTACTTAAATAGATACTTGACTGCTTTGATACTCCCACATGCCTCAACATTGATGTGGCAGTTGAACAGATGGAGGAGATACAAATTGTAAGGCATGACCCATCTGTTGTCGAGCTCGTGGCCACGAACCTTTTCCTTTCAACCATCTTCACATCGTCTATAAACCGGGTATGAATCCTTGCCCTATACTATGACATCACAGAAAGGTCAAGGATAATGGTTCTTGCATGAATCATGACCTTTTGTGCATGGGCAATTGCGATTAAGCACTCCACAGGGGCCATGCATCATATGCTTTGGTAACCATCTTGTACAAGACTAGGTACTTCTTGTCCGGGAGCTCAGCCGAGATGAGAAGATCATACTGCTCTAGACACATGATATTGTACTTCCTCTCCATGATTAGCAAAAAATGTGCGTACGGTAGACCCCTCTTTTATGGAACTCCACAACATACACAAGCGCTCGAACCTTTCCAAGAATATCCTATTTTAGTAGCCCATCGTTTAGCTCTTCCAGTTTTGCTTTGAAGACCTGAACAACAAGATCTGGATGATCTTGTGGCGTCTAACCAGGGTAGAGTTCACGCTTTATCTCATCCCAGTTCGGGTTACATGTCATAGTGAGGAAGATGTCTGGTTTACCAAACCTCCGTACTAGAGCCATGACGTCCATGTACCGACGCCTCATGTCACGTGGGCCTCCAATAAATGATGAAGGCATCACTGTTCGCTTTTCCAATAGCTTCTGCTCTACCTTCACATGCATGCAGGCTATCCACCAATCATTGGTATAGGTCGGTCCTAATCTCCCTCTGATGGTTGCGTATATAATCTAATcgagagctctcaatcttgataTACGTGTCAATAGCAAACCGTTGGAACAAAGATTTGTCGTAAAGTATGGGGTTAAATATTCCTGGAAGCATCTAAaatttgtagtagtagtagtcatgcatAGACACACATAGTGTCAGTGCAAAAAgtaaccaacaagtaaatatttatagttttgccgtgtgttatgatcggatgtggcatagcactcaatgacacaaggtttatactggttcaggcaacgtgctctaCGTCCAGTTCCAGTCGGTCGGtcactttattcctgagcctaggtgctcgaagtttgttgtggggttacaaatgaatgggaataagaagggggtgtcgAAGGTCCAGTCGGGCTCTAAACTGAAGGGtcagagtgacgggagctccaacaTATGCTAAGTATTAGaacgtatgctctatgtagctttagagttctagagccatggAGCTATttgagtgctcagaatgtctaaagctagcagagagagagtcGAAATGACCGtcctttgttgggagagagcgcatccccttttataggtgaaggggatgaccttataagtgagagagagagagagagtgtgtgtgtgtgtgtgtgtgcgtatGCTATtaagtcttattgcccacgctgttgggtacaagacggtttatgtcagatgcatgtggcaggtttTATCGTGTTCGCCTGGTGTGGCAAATGACgccgcccacaacactataaggtaaatgtcggtgcccacaacactgtttaggttctgacatgcctggaaggttgtagagcacccttctggcatgtcCTGACAGTATCGTCTTGCAGGCATGCAGGGTAcgatcctcggtattgcggttgacttgagcgccttgccttatctgctctgcctgattcttgggtcctcaccgagcgagcgtcctcggtcggtcgttcccagacGGCTCTAACTGTGCCGGtcgaagaagagctataagcagagttTCGGCATATTCCCGGTCGGAAaagtgggtcggagtcggaagcgagcgtcgtcccctccatggctaggccttctggtcggagactggatcgctcttctagCCTGTCGTTTGGTATCTAGGCCAGCCCAGGAGTCACGCGTTGTTGTAATGCggtctgctgggccaagctttttgctgggaagcaggcccatcggggaccctaggtttatgaacccgacaggagcccctcgagcccttttgggacttctaagAAGTCGTGAAGGGGCTATTTATACTCATTGTACAAGAGCAATGGGTGGGTGTAAGATCGTAAGTCACCGTCGGGCGTGACGGAGCATGGACTCAGGCATTGGGCGCGaccgaggggtcgggtgagacagagcgtGGACCTAGGAGTCAGACCGATGAACCAGCATGCTTATCAGCGGCCGtatagggagtaggcagcatagtgaccatgtgTCTATCATTGTGCATTGATGTGAGTCCCCTAGAGCGATATGTCGTGGAGATGAGTCATGCTGAGGTGTGACCGCTCCTTgcacgatgctagaagtttgacctggggttgtactttctggcccgtagtggttggtggtggcgtgagcttccgttaggaACCGTATCTAAGGGATCGTGCAAAGCAGAGGTAGCCCTTAGatgtcgagtgaggcagagctagGCCTTAGACGTTGGTAGAGGTGGAGCTTACCCTTGGGGGTCAGTCGAGGCGGGGCCAGCCCTCAAAAGTTGGGCGTGGCAGAGCCAGACATCGGccaaggcggagcctaccctcagggGTCAGTCGAGGTGAGGCCAGCCCTCGGACGAGGGCGAGGCggggccagccctcagacgttgggtgaggtggagccaggcAAGAGGTGTAGCCTTGGTGGTCCAAGAAATCGCTTGGGGGATTTTTTTTGACT is part of the Miscanthus floridulus cultivar M001 chromosome 9, ASM1932011v1, whole genome shotgun sequence genome and encodes:
- the LOC136479997 gene encoding cilia- and flagella-associated protein 91-like, producing the protein MAYRRFFDYNPYGYYYAAPYNYDSYYEQQPAATRRSTRGIFAGAEPAAAKPAPRARKTRETKTSFSIPVHGPDSDNEPEPELKQKAPGARAKPVAPAMSAKEAVVRMQAAARGFLARKSVRAVREVAHEAKQVRKKMASEAEALVTDPRARVAVGEALMRMLLRLDAVRGARDYRRRVTKRVLLLQDAVDALETKPAPSAAPVEDATEADAPEATAVETVEESAAAPELADAVERGGEMESIKTAVDTPTQVEVDEAVAASDPEAKAGEGEEKEVVPGDANADVDEPEDSDAEGEWEMVMEENAVVAATPDDHEPPRKVPACPLETMGTASAGAASDGVDARKVMEMVAALCEQSAQQCAVIGALAERVDALERTVRRMEDAESRRRRPKKLST